AGCAACTCGAAACGACCATTATTCTCCAGCAGCACGCGATCGGACAGGACTTTACTTAACTTGACGTTGGCGCCGCCCGGCAGGGCATCACCAATAGCGTAAAGCGCCTGGCTGGCGCCGTTGGCAATAATGGCCATATCCCGGCTGGCGTCCTCGGTGGCGAACACCCCCATCAACTGCAGTTGCAGCCGGGTTTCCTGGGCTTCGTCTTCAATGGCGGGCGGTGCCTGCTCTACCACCGCATCCACCGTGGCCTGGCCAAAGGGGTTGAGCGCGGCAAACTGATCGATGTCGATGCCCAGGCTGGCGGGCTGGCTGCTGAGCAAGGGCAGATTGACGCTTTCGCCGGCCACCACGTAATTCGGCGCCGGCGCGGCCACCAGCCAGATCAGGCGGGCCGCAGAGGCACACAACCAGATCACCACCGCGAGCATGCCCAGCCGCTGCCACCAGAGCAGCGGAACGAGGTTTATCAGGCCGGACATCTGGGCTACCAATGTGCGGGTAGCGGCCGGGAACTGTGTGACCAGGCTGTTAATGGGAGGCGTCCTCAAAAATTATTATCAGGGCTTGGCTGCAAGCCCCCGGCATTTCTTGCCGGGGCCACATCATAGCAGGTGTTTGACCGAGATTTGACATTAAGGTTTCAGCAAGGCGGCGGATTGTGCCGGCGAATAACTACAAAAGTATGAATTCCCCGCAATAAAACGAAAAAGGGGCCAACAGGCCCCTCTTCGCGGTATCAGCGTGCCAGTTCCATCAGGTCGGGCTGGTGATCACGCCGTTACAAATGGGCTGGAACGCGGTCATGCTGTCCAGGTCATTGCCCATGCCATTTTGCGGGAACCGGGTGGAGAAAAGGTTCTGCTCGTTGTGCAAAGCCATGTAGTTAAGCACCACCGTTTCCACCAACAGGTTGACGTTGTTGGCGGCCACAGAACCCCCGGTCTCCACATCGCCGCTCGGGCGCATCCAGCCCAGCTGGCGGTGGGTTTCCTGCAGATCCGGTGTGGCGCCCAGCAGTTGGGCCCGGCCATTGGGGTTATAAACCAGGAAGAACGCCGAGGCGGTTTGCTGGTTGTCGCCGGTCCAGACGCCTTTGCCGGCGCCGTCGGGCGAGTTATCCAGCATTCCGTTACTGAATACAGAGCCGTCTGAGCAGACGTAGATCATCACCGGCATGCTTAGTTTTTGCGCATATTCCAATACCGCACCAATACAACGACCTGCGCGTAAATCCCGGCGCTCACCGGTAGCGCGATCACCGGTGTGGTAATCGTAGCCACCCATAGTAATGGTGCCAGCACCAGCAAAGCCGTTCAGAACCATCTTAGCAACCGATGCTGTCTTTCGGAATTCACCATCGCTGGCAAACTCTTCTGCACTGAACACGCCAGCAGGGCCGACCAAATCTGGGTCTAATTCCGGATTCAATGCAGAGGGCTCACCAAAGGCATTAGCCAAATGCGCCGATTTAACGTACTGGCAGCGCAATGTTTCCTGCACTGCCGTGTGCTCCTCACCTGAAAGTCCGGTGTCAATACGGGCTATTTTTTTGTCGCTGACCCGGTACATGGACTCCATGACCTTAACGATGTCATCCTTGGAGAGAAGACTTGTTAAACCGCCTACATCCACCAAGCCGGTCACGTCTGAAGGCCTATCTACTTTTGTCGGCCTAACTGCCGGGTCAATCATTGCAGCAGGAGCCATAGAGTTGCCTCCCGACTCACTGGAGCGCGAGCCTACTAAGGCAACAAGATTTCCAAATGCTCCCGCCTTATTGATACCGTACATGGGGTTGTGCGGATTATTGCCGGTGTCATTTTCCGAACGAGCCGGAATCACACAGCCGTTGGTATTAGGCGCAGCTAAAATTGCTTTTTCGAGTATACCGCGCAGCATCGCAGAGTCCGAATGGAACCGCAGCCCCAGCGATTCGTCGATAAAGTTCTCGGTACTGGAAGAAGGCACCATATCGCCCGGCAAACCCTGCTTGTTGTAGCCCGCTGTGGACAGAAAGTCTAATTGACCTCCACGCCCCCCAATCAACACATTAGAACCGGCAAAGTTGGCACCGCCCGCCAAATCGAAACAAACAAAAGGAATTTTGCCAGCACCATTTAGTGGAATATTGCAGTCGAAGACTTTTTGCAACACGTCCATTGAGAGTTCGCCGTGAGCACGCGCACTCAACAATCCGAGCGCGGTGGATCCAACCACCGCACCGGCGCCCAACTGAAAGCCCTGGGCGATCATGTCGCGACGGGATACCGGGCGGTGCATATTGGGTGTGACCAGAGCATCGTCAGGCTGGAAATGGGTTTTGAATTTCTTGCTCATAATAGTTTCCTCGCCCCGATTATTGCAGCAGCATCACGGCGCTACCGGTTGCGGCAGCACACACAGCTTTAACGGTGTTGGCGGTTTTGGTCACACAGTCACTGCTACAGCTGGTCGCTGTCATCGCATCGATCAGACTGTTCAGCTCGGTTTGAATTTCGCCGTCAATGGGCTGGTCATCCATAACCGCATTGCCGGTATTGGGCACGGTTGCGAAACTGTGGCCCAACATTGCCGCCACCAGCGGATCAATAATCTGTGACCGGCCAGTTGCATCGAACGCGCTGTTGACGTTGGCACTGAAGTTAAAACCGGGGAAATAGCTGGCACGCATGCTGGTGCTGTCCACCAGTTCGTTGCAGTACTGCACCGCCAGCTGGGTAATGCCCATCTGGTGCGCCGCCAGGAAACCACGCGGGTTTTCTTCCGTGGGCATTTGCTGTTTGACCAACTCAAATACCGCGTTCACGGCCGGATCGGTTTTGGACACCCCGGTCAATGCCGCCAGTGTATTGTTGATTTCTTCGTAGTGACGCAAACCGATTGCGGTCTGTCCCTCAATGTCGGCCGGCGTCGCAGGTGGCGTGGGTACCGGCTCGGTGCGTGCAAAGGTATTGCTGCCGGCCTGGTCGAAGGTCAGGAAGAACTGATCCGAGGTCGGGCCCTTGTCCAGCGGGATAATGGTACCCAACTCGCTCAATACCACTCCACCCTCAACATAATTGCCGCTGCTGATTTCAACATTCAGGTTGGCATAAGCCTGACCTACACTGGCTTCGCGGCCGTTTACCCCTATGCGCATACCCGACAGGGTAAAGGGCGCTGATGGCGCGGCGGTGTTGTCCAGGCTGATGAAGAACGGCTTGTTAAACAGGTAGCCGTAGTTATCAAACTGCTGAACTTCAAACACCACAAACGCATCGGGCATGTCCACCAGGTGGCTGACGCTGAACAGCAGGAAGAATTTCTCCCCTACGCCGGCGTCATAATTGGTCACGATATCGGTGTCGCTGAGCGTGCGGTTATGGATCGCCAGCAAACGCACGGCGCCCAACCAGGCATCACCATTTGACACTTCTGCACCGAGCGCCAGGGCAAAACTCGGATCCCAGTTGGCCAACAAGCCGGGCTCGAGTTCATCTGCATCCGAAGACAACTCACCGTTCACGTAAATGCGGCGACCATTGACCGGACTGTAGGTCATTACCACGTGCTGCAATGTGGCCTGCAGCACTTCATCGGCGTTGGGGGTAGACAGCAACGGCATACCATTGGCGTCGTTGCCGGTGGACGACCGCAGGGCAAAGTCGTAGTTGTACAAGGTCTGGCCAACGGTGAAGTTGCGCGCCGTGTCGCCACCGGAATAGGTGATGATGCGCGCCGGGCCATCCTGGGTGGTGTTCTCGGGCACAACCCAGGCTTCGATGGAAAATTCATTGGTGGCGGTCAGCAAATCATACAATTTGCGGCTGGCCTGGGTTGAACCCTGGGCTTTACCACCATTGAATTTCACGCCCCAGGCACCCAGCCACTCGTGTGGCCCGCTCAGGGTTAAATGCAGGGCAGGTGACACGCCGGAGGTATCGAACGCCGTGGAGCCGGAACCGGTCTTGAACTGGTACAGGGCGATCACGTTGTTTTCCACTCGGCCGCCGGAAGACGCCACAATGCCGTCGTCCGCCAGGTTTACCGCCTTGGAAATCACCAGCGCAGGGTCCACTTCCACCGGCTCGATGCTATCGGCAAATGCGCGGATGGCCGCTTCCATTTCGTTGGAGGCCGACGGACAGTTATTGCCCCAGCAATTGTGGAACTCGTTGCGCAGCCGGACCACCAGGCGGGAATTTTCCGGCGTGTCCAGGCTGATGCGCGAACGCGCCGCATCATAGGCTACCTGTATATCGCCTTCGCCCAGATAGGGCTGCTGCTGGTTGGCGCTGGTGCTGGAATGGCACTGGCCACAGTAGGGTTGTAAAAGATCGTACACCGGCTGGAAGCCATCCGGCGTGGCAGGGAAACTTTTCGACGCGCCCACGTCTTTCAGCTCTGGCGCGGTCAACACCACCGTGTTGGAAATACTGCCGGAGGCTTGCGCCCAGCGGGTAATCCAGGTGGTCATGGTGTCGGCACAGGCGCTGGCTTCGGTTTCCCAGCAGTTGTGGCCGCCACCGACTTTGGTGACCAGTCGCGACGCAGCCGGGTTGGACAGATCCACCAGGGTATTGGCGATGGCGTAAGCCTCGTTCACATCGTCGCGGCGGACGAATTGAGGTGACTGACCGCCGTCAATGTGACAGGCACCACAGCGGTCATCGGCCACCAGGTTATCCCACACATTGATTTTGAAACTCTGCACATCGTCCGTGGCCGGCGCCGGGCCGGTATAGGTAAATCCGCCACCGCCGTTGTTGCCCTGATTGGGATTGTTGTTTTCAATCGTTTGCGCGCCGGAACCTCCGCCGCAGGCCACAATGGCAGCCAGGGAGACGGGGAGCAGGACGCGACCGAGTAAAGTGATAGTTGTTGTCATTGGTGCGCCCCTCAATTGCTGCTCAGGCAGTAGTCGGCCGACTCAGCAAAGACCTGCTTGAGTTGGTAACCGCCACTTTTGAAACTGGTAACCATGTCGCTGACGGCCGTGCGGTCGGCGGCATTGCCCGGCTCGCGCAGGCACACGGTTTTGAACACACGCTTGACCTGGCATTGCGCAAACGCATCGGAATGCGCCAGCTCCATGCCCATGGTTTTGGCGCCGTTGCCGCTACCGGGCAGGGTCTGGTCCCACCCCAGCAGCTGATTCTGGCCAGCGCGCCAGTAGTTGTCCCACTTGTCGTCGGGGGTCACAAAACCGTTCGGGAAGGTGGTGCTGTTGATGTGGTACTTGGCCTGCACCCGGGTGCCGGTTTCCGGGTCTGTTTCGCCGGCACTGTTGTAGACCAACTGGCCGTTTTCGCCGGTCAGGTCATTGTCTGCATCGTACTGGTAATTGTAGTAGGCGAAGGCCTGCGCCAAGGGGTCCATGCCGCTATGGCAACCGATGCAATTGTTGTTGAACACCCGGCTGTCACCGCCCGGACTGCGGCTCACATCCTGGCGGATGCGATCGGGGGTGCGGGTGATATCGTGCACCTGCTCCAGGTCCATGCACAGGTGATTCATCAGGGTAAACCGGAACATGGCGCGGTTGGTGCCCGCGATGAAAAACGCTTTGGCCGCTGCGCGGGTGGTCATCAGACCGGCGGTGGCCTCTGCCTCAAGTCCCGTTACCTGGGTTTGGGTGCGCTCCACCAGATTGTCTTTCAGGCTCGCGCCACTGGCATAAAGCTGGGCGTAATGGTTGTTGTTGTTGTTGGCGTAGGCGGGCAGCCCCAGGCTCGGGTCGCCCACATAGATGATGTTGTCATACAGCGCGGTGCGGAAATCCTTACCGTCGCGCACGATGCCAATCACGGTGGCCACATAATCGTTGAAATCCCTGAACACGTCGCCGTCGCGGTTGGTGGCCGGCATGAATAAGTTTTTCAGGGTGACCGCATAGAAACCTTCGTTTTCCATCGCGGTATTGGCGGCTGCAACCACGTTGCCGGCATCGATGTCGGCCGCCATGTCCAGCAGCACCGCCTCGCTGGGCGGGACGCCGGCAATGCGGTCGTGGATCATTTTGGCTTCTTCGCGCGCACCGGCCTGAACGGCAGTGGCACCCGCAGCCAAAATCAGAGCACCTGCAATCTGCAGGGCACGGGGAGTAAATGTTTTCATAGTGGCTCTTGTTCCTGGCTCGCGTTGCTGGCTGGAGCGCCCGGTCCGTTAGTGTAAAGCGCCGACTGGCGGATTCCTTGACGGCTCATGAGCCGCTTATTACCGCCTGTCAGTGACCACTTCCAAGATGTGATGAGGTTCAAATAATTGCTTGGCGAGACTTTCTAAATTCACTGCAACTGGAACACTGTATCAACATCCGAGCTGATCAATCCGCGAACAAACCCGCAAATCGCTCAAAAGTGTGCTGCTGTTCACAGCGAGCGTAGTACGAAGGTACCAATCAGGTGCCTGCAGAGATTCACCGGCACAGGGAAGTTTGCCAGCCCCTCTCGGCGCTGGCACCCTTGTAGCCGCCACGCAAGATTCCGTGGCCCTGAAAAAGAGTTGTTCATTCTATGCACATCGCCAAATTTCACCGTTTGCCCCTCGCTATGGGCCTGGTGGCTTTGCTCAACGCCTGCACATCCAGTGTCGAAACCGGCCCCATAGACGACCTGGAGCCAGACCCGGTTGTCCTGGATGTGCCCATGGCCTACATCGACCGCCCATTGCCGGTGGATGAAGACGACAACCCCATTGAAGACGATGTGCTCATGCCACAAACCTTCATGGCCGGCGCGGTGTTGTACCTGAAAGACCGCGCCTCCAGCTCAGCGGCACAGGTGGATATCACCTCTCAGGCCTGGCCAGAGGGCGAGTTGTACGACGTGAAGGATCTCACCGCCTCTTACGACGGTGAGCGCTTACTATTTGCCATGCGCGCGCCCAACATTGAAGGCGCGGACGAAGAAGACCAGCCGCGCTGGAACATCTGGGAATACGACATCCCTTCCG
This region of Simiduia agarivorans SA1 = DSM 21679 genomic DNA includes:
- a CDS encoding twin-arginine translocation pathway signal protein codes for the protein MSKKFKTHFQPDDALVTPNMHRPVSRRDMIAQGFQLGAGAVVGSTALGLLSARAHGELSMDVLQKVFDCNIPLNGAGKIPFVCFDLAGGANFAGSNVLIGGRGGQLDFLSTAGYNKQGLPGDMVPSSSTENFIDESLGLRFHSDSAMLRGILEKAILAAPNTNGCVIPARSENDTGNNPHNPMYGINKAGAFGNLVALVGSRSSESGGNSMAPAAMIDPAVRPTKVDRPSDVTGLVDVGGLTSLLSKDDIVKVMESMYRVSDKKIARIDTGLSGEEHTAVQETLRCQYVKSAHLANAFGEPSALNPELDPDLVGPAGVFSAEEFASDGEFRKTASVAKMVLNGFAGAGTITMGGYDYHTGDRATGERRDLRAGRCIGAVLEYAQKLSMPVMIYVCSDGSVFSNGMLDNSPDGAGKGVWTGDNQQTASAFFLVYNPNGRAQLLGATPDLQETHRQLGWMRPSGDVETGGSVAANNVNLLVETVVLNYMALHNEQNLFSTRFPQNGMGNDLDSMTAFQPICNGVITSPT
- a CDS encoding LamG domain-containing protein, encoding MTTTITLLGRVLLPVSLAAIVACGGGSGAQTIENNNPNQGNNGGGGFTYTGPAPATDDVQSFKINVWDNLVADDRCGACHIDGGQSPQFVRRDDVNEAYAIANTLVDLSNPAASRLVTKVGGGHNCWETEASACADTMTTWITRWAQASGSISNTVVLTAPELKDVGASKSFPATPDGFQPVYDLLQPYCGQCHSSTSANQQQPYLGEGDIQVAYDAARSRISLDTPENSRLVVRLRNEFHNCWGNNCPSASNEMEAAIRAFADSIEPVEVDPALVISKAVNLADDGIVASSGGRVENNVIALYQFKTGSGSTAFDTSGVSPALHLTLSGPHEWLGAWGVKFNGGKAQGSTQASRKLYDLLTATNEFSIEAWVVPENTTQDGPARIITYSGGDTARNFTVGQTLYNYDFALRSSTGNDANGMPLLSTPNADEVLQATLQHVVMTYSPVNGRRIYVNGELSSDADELEPGLLANWDPSFALALGAEVSNGDAWLGAVRLLAIHNRTLSDTDIVTNYDAGVGEKFFLLFSVSHLVDMPDAFVVFEVQQFDNYGYLFNKPFFISLDNTAAPSAPFTLSGMRIGVNGREASVGQAYANLNVEISSGNYVEGGVVLSELGTIIPLDKGPTSDQFFLTFDQAGSNTFARTEPVPTPPATPADIEGQTAIGLRHYEEINNTLAALTGVSKTDPAVNAVFELVKQQMPTEENPRGFLAAHQMGITQLAVQYCNELVDSTSMRASYFPGFNFSANVNSAFDATGRSQIIDPLVAAMLGHSFATVPNTGNAVMDDQPIDGEIQTELNSLIDAMTATSCSSDCVTKTANTVKAVCAAATGSAVMLLQ
- the gspC gene encoding type II secretion system protein GspC, producing MSGLINLVPLLWWQRLGMLAVVIWLCASAARLIWLVAAPAPNYVVAGESVNLPLLSSQPASLGIDIDQFAALNPFGQATVDAVVEQAPPAIEDEAQETRLQLQLMGVFATEDASRDMAIIANGASQALYAIGDALPGGANVKLSKVLSDRVLLENNGRFELLWLYDEANRARPKPTATKAPEPLRASAKISRDVATKYANANELTAESLADVVKVSLKREAGEVVGFEVRPGRDRGVFDAMGLQAGDVVTAVNGTALSDTRVAVDVARGLREARSATLTILRNGQEETLEVSLE